A genome region from Fusarium musae strain F31 chromosome 5, whole genome shotgun sequence includes the following:
- a CDS encoding hypothetical protein (EggNog:ENOG41): MNEQKQDLSLSSEHVDDMPVKAEEAVSNGLGMTDKQYDTNEKSLVRKLDFTLLPMVWLLYFFNYLDRNNIAQARLSTFEQDLGLKGNQFNVAVSILNVGYMLMQLPSNMLLTRTRPSMYIPAWTALWSIVSAATAGAGTYTHLIIIRFFLGIAEAPFFPGMSPPFSQCESAMFLLSCWYPRKELALRTAILYSGVLLATAFSGLIAAGVLSGLEGARGMAGWQWLFIIEGAGSFMAAIIAFFVLPDFPGQKTGAMKWLLSDDEQKVAVERINRDRVSLPDADHGVFAGLMMAVKDLRTWVFVIMLTANHSAYGFNSFFPTIVKGFKLGNTTLTLILTAPPYLIATATAFATAWSSDRRKNRGYHIAIPQAVACVGFIISVATLNNAARYVAAFLYICGCFSSNAMVFSWASSTLNQTPEKRACATAIINLLSQLGNIWSPYFFPASDGPRYIKANLLMMAFSALSVATCVFMRFSLQKANKKLRESGDGINLFTL; the protein is encoded by the exons ATGAACGAGCAGAAGCAAGATCTTTCCCTCTCTTCAGAGCACGTCGACGATATGCCAGTCAAAGCTGAAGAGGCTGTTAGCAATGGACTTGGCATGACTGATAAGCAGTACGACACCAATGAGAAGAGTCTGGTCCGTAAGCTGGACTTTACTCTCCTTCCAATGGTCTGGCTGCTTTACTTCTTCAACTATCTCGACCGAAACAATATCGC TCAAGCGCGTCTCAGTACATTTGAACAAGACCTTGGTCTCAAGGGCAATCAGTTCAATGTTGCAGTGTCCATCCTGAACGTCGGATACATGCTTATGCAGCTCCCCAG CAACATGCTCCTTACTCGAACCCGCCCGTCGATGTACATCCCAGCCTGGACTGCTCTTTGGTCCATTGTGTCTGCCGCtactgctggtgctggtactTACACTCACTTGATCATCATCCGATTCTTCCTTGGTATTGCTGAAGCGCCCTTCTTCCCAGGCATGTCTCCTCCTTTTTCTCAATGCGAAA GTGCCATGTTCCTGCTCAGCTGTTGGTATCCTCGCAAGGAGCTTGCCCTTCGAACCGCGATCCTATACTCTGGTGTTCTCCTTGCCACTGCCTTCTCGGGTCTCATTGCTGCTGGCGTTCTGTCAGGTCTTGAAGGTGCTCGAGGTATGGCTGGCTGGCAATGGCTGTTCATCATTGAAGGCGCTGGAAGCTTCATGGCTGCTATCATCGCATTCTTCGTCTTGCCTGACTTTCCCGGGCAGAAGACTGGAGCTATGAAGTGGCTTCTGTCTGATGACGAGCAGAAAGTTGCCGTTGAGCGTATCAACAGGGACCGTGTCTCTCTTCCAGATGCCGATCACGGTGTCTTTGCGGGTTTGATGATGGCTGTAAAGGACCTCCGAACCTGGGTCTTT GTCATCATGCTTACAGCCAACCATAGTGCGTACGGCTTCAATAGCTTCTTCCCCACTATCGTCAAGGGATTCAAGCTTGGTAACACGACTCTGACGCTCATTCTGACTGCCCCTCCTTACCTCATCGCGACAGCCACTGCCTTTGCAACAGCATGGTCCAGCGATCGTCGCAAGAACCGAGGATACCATATCGCTATTCCCCAAGCAGTAGCTTGTGtcggcttcatcatctcagtTGCCACGCTCAATAACGCCGCCAGATATGTAGCCGCTTTTCTTTACATCTGCGGCTGTTTCTCATCCAACGCGATGGTCTTCAGTTGGGCTAGTTCAACTCTCAACCAGACGCCTGAGAAGCGCGCATGCGCCACTGCTATCATCAATCTTCTTAGCCAGCTTGGTAATATCTGGAGTCCGTATTTTTTCCCTGCTAGTGATGGGCCGCGCTACATCAAAGCCAATCTACTCATGATGGCCTTCTCGGCGTTGTCAGTCGCGACTTGTGTGTTTATGAGATTTAGCCTGCAGAAGGCTAATAAGAAGCTTCGGGAGTCGGGTGATGGTATCAATTTGTTTACTTTGTAA
- a CDS encoding hypothetical protein (EggNog:ENOG41), with translation MGLTIPDEEYNLCMSLARPGYAALGLTNDLYSWDKERKAAEDMGQDYVFNAIWVIMKESAIGEEEAKEVCRREIVQNIDEFRDIVAKTKADLSLSRDLRAYIEAVMWSYIGNLVWSIYCPRYK, from the coding sequence ATGGGACTTACCATCCCCGACGAAGAATACAATCTATGCATGAGCCTAGCAAGGCCGGGATATGCCGCACTAGGATTGACGAACGACCTCTACTCATGGGATAAAGAACGAAAGGCAGCTGAGGATATGGGGCAGGACTACGTCTTCAATGCAATCTGGGTCATCATGAAAGAGAGTGCTAtcggggaggaagaggcgAAAGAGGTTTGTCGACGTGAGATTGTACAGAACATCGACGAGTTCCGTGATATTGTGGCAAAGACAAAGGCCGACCTTAGTTTGTCTCGAGATCTTCGCGCATATATCGAGGCGGTCATGTGGTCATATATTGGAAACCTAGTATGGAGCATCTACTGTCCCAGGTATAAGTGA
- a CDS encoding hypothetical protein (EggNog:ENOG41), translating to MRRKTTPASAHSKPLIVSQIGDALVKLKYPRGGFLKDIQLRSVDSKTRIFGPAVTVKMVRTKNKDKPTLDTHFVDHNVKGGVMYIHQPVDAISACWGGLMSTRAKYLGAEGVVINGRMRDINEHKEFNFPVFSRGVSILGSNTFTRASEINVPIRDGGDLWINPGDILVGDADGVVSVPPSLIEQVVALCQERAEIDEKMFAELRNGAAMGDLIRTIRKDK from the exons ATGCGACGTAAGACAACCCCCGCAAGTGCCCATTCCAAACCCCTGATCGTCTCGCAGATTGGTGATGCGCTGGTCAAGCTCAAGTATCCCAGGGGTGGCTTCCTAAAAGACATCCAATTGCGGTCTGTCGACTCGAAGACTCGCATCTTCGGCCCAGCTGTCACTGTCAAGATGGTTAGGACAAAGAACAAGGATAAGCCCACGCTTGATACGCACTTCGTCGACCATAACGTGAAAGGTGGAGTCATGTATATCCATCAGCCCGTTGATGCTATCTCTGCTTGCTGGGGCGGCCTCATGTCCACCCGCGCCAAGTATCTAGGTGCAGAGGGCGTTGTCATCAACGGAAGAATGAGAGATATCAACGAGCATAAAGAATTCAACTTCCCC GTGTTTTCGCGGGGCGTGTCTATCTTGGGATCAAACACTTTCACACGTGCCTCGGAGATCAATGTTCCAATTCGGGACGGCGGTGATTTGTGGATCAACCCGGGCGACATTCTTGTTGGAGACGCTGATGGTGTTGTATCTGTTCCTCCGTCTCTGATAGAGCAAGTCGTGGCTTTGTGTCAGGAGCGCgctgagattgatgagaagatgttTGCCGAGCTACGTAACGGTGCGGCCATGGGGGATCTGATTCGAACTATCCGTAAGGATAAATAG
- a CDS encoding hypothetical protein (EggNog:ENOG41) has translation MVFNIGALVKVRSRNYDFPPQRFYRAALHFSKEAFAHITLSSIQSLMMLVMHGMLTPAEVNLWTLVHLGLAYCVETGIHREQSQSNSDDFAMLQVRRFTFFTIYSLDRSISSIQGRPLGFRDETFDVKIPEVSSNPDENMQGPLPPSFVTAVTHYSSYHFRLDRIVSDIKLHLYHLPGDSSFFPWPDNPTEQQARIRQTLQSWWQEVSNDAFEYPSLDNRQREVWKIKLRLKYYTTMVLLFQPSQVIRQPASEALRVCFDSAAGILDGYQRLHDLHGLHFGWRAVQNIFAAGATLIYSFWTSQAVRERASPETMSKNLRSCSTLLTIGGEWWPSVRNGQASFGSVADLTMKRLYMADVSNKAPRLTLQQTASVRPRDVSDIGATGTQHEPEFSNDTGQSAAIDTNAAWQNLDLDVGSNPDQFDWPAIEGGFDPEIEMFLEDFNRSDFTWSFPLNGNQDLDLLGPDLNPGF, from the exons ATGGTCTTCAACATTGGCGCTCTGGTCAAGGTGCGATCACGAAACTACGACTTTCCGCCGCAACGATTTTACCGTGCTGCCCTCCACTTCTCAAAAGAAGCCTTCGCTCATATTACTTTGTCCTCTATCCAATCTTTGATGATGCTAGTTATGCATGGCATGCTTACGCCAGCAGAGGTAAACTTGTGGACATTAGTGCATCTTGGGTTGGCCTACTGTGTCGAGACAGGTATACATCGGGAACAAAGCCAGTCGAATTCAGACGACTTTGCTATGCTACAAGTCAGACGCTTCACCTTCTTTACCATCTACTCTTTGGATAG ATCCATTTCATCAATACAGGGAAGACCCCTTGGCTTTAGGGACGAAACATTCGACGTGAAGATACCAGAAGTGTCGTCTAACCCCGATGAGAACATGCAGGGACCACTGCCACCATCATTCGTTACTGCAGTAACGCATTACTCGTCATATCATTTCAGATTGGACCGTATTGTGTCCGACATAAAGCTTCACCTGTATCACCTACCCGGTGATTCTAGCTTCTTCCCATGGCCGGACAATCCCACGGAACAGCAGGCCAGGATTCGGCAGACTTTGCAAAGTTGGTGGCAGGAAGTCTCTAACGACGCCTTCGAGTATCCCAGTCTTGATAACCGGCAACGGGAAGTCTGGAAGATAAAGCTCAGACTGAAGTACTATACAACGATGGTTCTACTCTTCCAACCATCCCAAGTTATCCGGCAGCCCGCTTCAGAGGCGCTCCGAGTCTGTTTTGATAGTGCGGCTGGCATCCTCGATGGCTACCAGCGGCTGCACGATCTCCATGGCCTTCACTTTGGATGGAGAGCAGTGCAGAATATTTTCGCGGCGGGTGCGACCTTGATCTACTCATTCTGGACGTCACAGGCTGTTCGGGAAAGGGCATCACCAGAGACAATGTCGAAGAATTTGCGAAGCTGCTCTACCCTCCTCACAATTGGTGGCGAATGGTGGCCGTCTGTAAGGAATGGTCAAGCCAGCTTTGGGTCGGTCGCAGATTTGACCATGAAGAGGCTGTACATGGCGGATGTGTCCAACAAAGCTCCTCGACTGACTTTACAACAAACTGCGTCTGTCAGACCAAGAGACGTAAGCGATATTGGTGCAACTGGAACTCAGCATGAGCCTGAGTTCTCAAACGATACTGGTCAGTCAGCAGCGATTGACACAAATGCAGCGTGGCAAAATCTAGACTTGGATGTCGGAAGTAATCCCGACCAATTTGACTGGCCAGCAATTGAGGGCGGATTTGATCCGGAGATCGAGATGTTTCTGGAGGACTTCAACAGATCCGATTTTACCTGGAGCTTTCCACTGAATGGCAATCAAGATCTGGACCTCTTGGGACCCGATCTTAACCCCGGCTTCTGA